In the Deltaproteobacteria bacterium genome, TGACCAGGATCTTCTGCGTCACGCTCTGCGCGACGTAGAGGCGGTCGTCGGGCCCGAAGGCGATGCCGTTCGGGAAGGCGGGGATCTCCGCGACCAGCTCGACGCGGCCGTCGAGCGTCGTGCGCCCGACGCGGCCTACGCCCAGGTGCTCGATGTCTTCCCAGTTGTGCGGGTCGGTGTAGTAGAGGAGGCCGTCGGGGCCGAAGCAGAGGTCGTTCGGCCGGTTCGGCGGCGCGCCGGGCAGCTCGGCGGCGACGTCGCTCAGCTCGCCCGCGAGGGTGACCCGCTGGATACGCCCGGGGATGGCGTCGGGCGCGGTCCAGCGTCCCTCGTGTCCGAGCGAGAGGCCGCCGTTGTTCGCGACGTAGAGCGCGCCGTCGGGCCCGAGCGTGGCGCCGTTGGCGCCCCCGCCGGTGCGCGCCACGCGCGTGAGCGCGCCGTCGTGCCAGAGCGAGACGCACTGGCCGCGGATCTCGGTGAAGGCGACGCGCCGGGGGCCGAGCCAGACCGGTCCCTCGGGGAACTGGAGGCCGGTGGTAAGGACGGTCCGCTTCATGGTGGGGCGAGCCTCGCAGGCACGCGGGGGCGACGTCAACCCCTTGACGCGACGTGGCCTGCCGCGTGCGTGGGGCGCGCTGCCCGCAAGCGTGAGACCGTTTGCCACACGCCCCGATGGCAGCTGGCCTAGAAATCCTGGGCCCGGCGCTGGCACCCCCCTTGCTGTTCCGGGCGCCTTGATGCGCCGCATCCTCGCGCTCTCTCTCGCCCAGCCGCTCGCGGTCCTCGGGCTCGCGGTGGCCTTCGCCATCGCCGGGGCGATCGCCTTCTGGCACCTGCCCATCGAGGCCTTCCCCGAGCTCGCCGACCCTCAGGTCCAGGTCATCACCCTCTTCCCCGGCCACGCCGCGGAGGAGGTCGAGCGGCAGGTGACGCTCCCGATCGAGCAGCAGATGAACGGGCTCCCCGGGCTCGTGCGCATGCACTCCTTCTCGCTCCTCGGCCTCTCCTTCGTCGTCCTCACCTTCGATGACGGCACCGACCTCTACTTCGCCCGCCAGCAGGTGAGCGAGCGCCTGGCGCAGGTGGACGTCCCCGAGGGCGTGAAGCCGACGCTCGGCCCGCTCTCGACCCCGACCGGCGAGATCTACCGCTACACGCTGGTCGGCGACGGTTACACGCCGATGCAGCTGCGCGAGCTCGAGGACTGGGTGATGGAGCGGCATCTGAAGCAGGTGCCGGGCGTGGCCGACGTGGTCTCCTTCGGCGGCTTCGTGAAACAGTACCAGGTACAGGTCGATCCCGGGCAGCTGCAGGCCCGCCGCGTCACGCTCCGCCAGGTGTACGAGGCGCTCGGGCGCTCGAACGCCAACGCCGGCGGCAACTACATCGAGCACGGCGAGGAGCAGTACGTGGTGCGCGGCCTCGGCACGCTCGCCGGCGCCGGCGACATCGAGCAGGTGGTGGTGGCGGCGCGCGGCGGCATCCCGATCCGCATCCGCGACCTGGCGCGCGTCACGGTCGGCGCCTTTCCCCGCCGCGGCGTGGTGACCCGCGACCGCGAGCCCGAGGCGGTCGAGGGCATCGTGCTCATGCGCCGGGGGGAGAAC is a window encoding:
- a CDS encoding SMP-30/gluconolactonase/LRE family protein, with translation MGRCQKAIAPAMAKATASPRTASGWARESARMRRIKAPGTARGVPAPGPGFLGQLPSGRVANGLTLAGSAPHARGRPRRVKGLTSPPRACEARPTMKRTVLTTGLQFPEGPVWLGPRRVAFTEIRGQCVSLWHDGALTRVARTGGGANGATLGPDGALYVANNGGLSLGHEGRWTAPDAIPGRIQRVTLAGELSDVAAELPGAPPNRPNDLCFGPDGLLYYTDPHNWEDIEHLGVGRVGRTTLDGRVELVAEIPAFPNGIAFGPDDRLYVAQSVTQKILVMDAKPGATPAVWATLPRGFPDGFCFDAAGRLYAAGSLGDVVVIFEPDGEVRDIVEMGAGSEPTNCCLGDGALYVTLAGTGQLVALDMPVEPLPLYPARR